One window of Mesorhizobium sp. PAMC28654 genomic DNA carries:
- a CDS encoding DUF2267 domain-containing protein gives MGHSPHTSFADFTHAAQQAQQWVNKLAKDLCWSEPSACRLLRSVLHTVRDWLSQAEMADLSAQLPVLIRGIYFEGWTPSAPAHERTKRDFILSVRNSFGYDEEIDFDVAISAVFKLLDRHISHGEIVQVRNSMKKSLRKLWPVDLSVVRSFGSDWIAD, from the coding sequence ATGGGTCATAGTCCACACACGTCCTTTGCTGACTTCACGCACGCTGCCCAACAGGCGCAGCAGTGGGTCAACAAGCTTGCCAAGGATCTTTGCTGGAGCGAGCCGAGCGCGTGCCGCCTCCTGAGATCTGTCCTGCACACGGTGCGGGATTGGCTGTCGCAAGCGGAAATGGCCGATCTCTCGGCCCAACTCCCAGTTTTGATTCGCGGCATCTACTTCGAAGGCTGGACTCCATCTGCGCCTGCGCATGAGCGCACGAAGCGCGACTTCATTCTCAGCGTCAGAAACAGTTTCGGCTACGATGAGGAGATCGATTTCGATGTCGCGATCAGCGCCGTGTTCAAGCTTCTCGACCGTCACATTTCGCATGGCGAGATCGTGCAGGTCCGAAACTCGATGAAGAAGTCGCTCAGAAAATTGTGGCCAGTGGATTTGTCCGTCGTCAGATCATTTGGCTCAGATTGGATCGCAGATTAG
- a CDS encoding IS3 family transposase (programmed frameshift), translated as MSPKSSSAKKPAEQVVKDIRRATRRHFSAEDKIRIVLDGLRGEDSIAELCRKEGIAQSLYYTWSKEFMEAGKRRLAGDTARAATSDEVKDLRREAGALKECVADLTLENRLLKKKHDRGWGRARMRYPASEKLEIIRIVEQSHLPTRKTLDRLGIPRRTFYRWYDRYVEGGPEALQDRPSAPSRVWNRIPPAIHDQIIELALEQSELSPRELAVRFTDETRYFVSEASVYRLLKAYDLITSPAYVVIKAANEFHTKTTRPNEMWQTDFTYFKIIGWGWMYLSTVLDDYSRYIIAWKLCSTMRAEDVTDTLDMALTASGCDQAHVHHKPRLLSDNGPSYIAGELADYIQDQRMSHVRGAPMHPQTQGKIERWHQTLKNRILLENYFLPGDLEAQIAAFVEHYNHRRYHESLANVTPADAYFGRAAAIIKQRERIKRQTIQHRRLQHRKIAA; from the exons ATGAGCCCTAAATCCTCAAGTGCCAAGAAGCCTGCCGAGCAGGTGGTAAAGGACATTCGCCGGGCGACCCGGCGGCATTTTTCAGCGGAAGACAAGATCCGGATCGTGCTGGACGGGCTGCGCGGCGAAGACAGCATCGCCGAGCTGTGCCGCAAGGAAGGGATCGCGCAGAGCCTGTATTACACCTGGTCCAAGGAGTTCATGGAGGCCGGCAAGCGCCGATTGGCGGGTGATACCGCTCGTGCTGCCACCAGCGACGAGGTCAAGGATTTGCGCCGGGAGGCCGGCGCGCTGAAGGAATGCGTCGCTGATCTGACACTGGAAAACCGTCTGCTCA AAAAAAAGCATGATCGCGGATGGGGACGAGCAAGAATGAGATATCCCGCATCCGAAAAGCTCGAGATCATCAGGATCGTCGAGCAGTCACACCTGCCAACCCGCAAAACGCTGGACCGACTGGGCATCCCGCGCCGGACCTTCTATCGCTGGTATGACCGTTATGTCGAGGGCGGGCCTGAGGCGCTGCAGGATCGGCCCTCGGCGCCGAGCCGGGTGTGGAACCGCATCCCGCCTGCCATCCATGACCAGATCATCGAACTGGCGCTGGAGCAGTCCGAGCTCTCCCCGCGCGAACTGGCAGTACGGTTCACCGACGAGACGCGCTACTTCGTGTCAGAAGCCAGCGTTTACCGGCTCCTCAAGGCCTACGATCTGATCACCAGCCCGGCCTATGTGGTGATCAAGGCGGCGAACGAGTTCCACACCAAGACGACGCGACCCAACGAGATGTGGCAGACGGACTTCACCTACTTCAAGATCATCGGCTGGGGCTGGATGTACCTGTCGACCGTGCTCGACGATTACTCCCGCTACATCATCGCCTGGAAACTGTGCAGCACCATGCGGGCCGAGGACGTCACCGACACGCTGGACATGGCACTTACTGCCTCAGGGTGCGACCAGGCCCATGTGCACCACAAGCCTCGGCTGCTCAGCGATAATGGCCCCAGCTACATCGCCGGCGAACTGGCGGACTATATCCAGGACCAACGCATGAGCCATGTCCGGGGCGCTCCAATGCATCCCCAGACCCAAGGCAAGATCGAGCGCTGGCACCAGACCCTCAAAAACCGAATCCTCTTGGAGAACTACTTTCTGCCCGGCGACCTTGAGGCCCAGATCGCAGCCTTCGTCGAACATTACAACCATCGACGCTACCACGAGAGCCTGGCCAACGTAACGCCAGCCGACGCCTACTTCGGCAGGGCCGCAGCCATTATCAAACAGCGAGAAAGGATCAAACGCCAAACCATCCAACATCGGCGCTTGCAGCACCGCAAGATCGCCGCTTAA
- a CDS encoding DUF2231 domain-containing protein yields MIPIQHIHPLLVHFPIVLIYMLVAIDLVALVGGSAVTRKSGAGTISTFVALAAGVFAMGTWFFGGLALDHAEAAGFSSDIAEIHESLGGITAFAFLIWGLVRLALWMRNRDMRVVTIAIPLIEVCGAFLVTATAYYGGLLVYELGVNVAKTAIVG; encoded by the coding sequence GTGATCCCCATTCAGCACATCCACCCCCTTCTTGTTCATTTTCCTATTGTTCTGATCTACATGCTCGTGGCTATCGACCTCGTGGCGCTGGTTGGCGGCAGTGCCGTCACCAGAAAATCGGGCGCCGGTACGATCTCTACTTTTGTGGCCCTGGCTGCCGGAGTGTTCGCCATGGGGACCTGGTTCTTTGGAGGTCTGGCCCTGGATCATGCCGAAGCTGCCGGCTTCAGCAGCGATATCGCGGAGATCCACGAAAGCCTGGGAGGTATCACTGCCTTTGCCTTCCTGATCTGGGGACTTGTGCGGCTCGCGCTTTGGATGCGAAACCGTGACATGCGGGTTGTAACGATCGCCATTCCTCTGATCGAAGTTTGCGGAGCATTTCTGGTCACCGCGACGGCCTACTATGGTGGGCTGCTTGTCTACGAACTTGGCGTGAACGTCGCCAAGACCGCGATCGTTGGTTGA
- a CDS encoding DUF6455 family protein has translation MRKLGVDRQLKSVPDHVAVTNRAVDRCRSCGHQDECSTRLDEHQQADVPPDYCRNRDLIARLQHAAGQR, from the coding sequence ATGCGGAAGCTGGGCGTCGACAGACAATTGAAATCGGTGCCGGACCATGTGGCCGTCACCAACCGGGCGGTGGACCGCTGCCGTTCCTGCGGGCACCAGGATGAATGCTCGACCAGGCTCGACGAACATCAGCAAGCCGATGTTCCACCAGATTACTGCCGCAACCGCGACCTGATCGCACGACTGCAGCATGCGGCCGGCCAACGGTAG
- a CDS encoding PepSY domain-containing protein, which produces MKRLAVLGLAGLILAMPLAARADEDDDGDHDRARDLYEHGEIKGLANILDIVRAKAPGDVVAVDLIRQANRWVYRFQVVGADGRRKTIDVDAGAGAIMRNGEGD; this is translated from the coding sequence TTGAAGCGTTTGGCGGTGCTGGGTCTCGCGGGACTTATCCTGGCCATGCCTCTCGCTGCCCGCGCCGACGAGGACGATGACGGCGACCATGACCGGGCGCGGGATCTCTACGAGCACGGCGAAATCAAAGGCCTAGCCAACATATTGGACATTGTCCGTGCCAAGGCTCCCGGCGATGTTGTTGCGGTCGATCTCATCCGCCAGGCCAACAGATGGGTCTACCGGTTTCAGGTCGTCGGTGCTGATGGCCGGCGAAAGACCATCGACGTCGACGCCGGCGCCGGTGCCATCATGCGCAACGGGGAGGGCGACTGA
- the mgtA gene encoding magnesium-translocating P-type ATPase — protein sequence MISEADQQSIPPDGAAYWSIETNDLLRRLETSASGLAAAEAASRLAKLGRNTPASKSSESALVVFARQFRSPLVLILIFAASVSAFVGEGQEAAIIGAIVLASCVLSFTQEYGASRATEALKQRISRKAIVLRDGFECSVVAEDIVPGDMIRLSAGNLIPADGIILDARDFNVSEAVLTGETFPVVKEPGRTPAEASLAQRSNAVFTGTSVRSGTATVLAAATGSNTEFASIAAALERKIPETGFARGIRQFGYLMTEIMLAIVILVFFANLMLHRPLIESLLFSLALAVGLTPELLPAIISVTLARGARAMAANGVIVRRLDAIENLGSMDLLCTDKTGTLTEGVIHLDGWLDVDGNPSTDILLWARLNATMQTGLKNPLDEAIGAAPGEGASLAAFTKVDEIPYDFIRKRLSVVVRTKDAEDLLITKGAVQNVLEICGFVRTAKGLEPLDETHRVAIDEKFRRWSADGYRVLGLAIRRFERRKAFSRKDEIDLAFAGFLLFLDPPKQGVKETLAELAHRGIAVKVISGDNRYVAAHLAQAVGLRADRIMTGEELSKLTKSALFAGVQHTDLFVEIDPNQKERIVQALRSRGHIVGYLGDGINDAPALHEADIGISVDSAVDVAREAADIILLKQDLGVLVRGVDDGRKTFANTMKYISITTSANFGNMISMAVASLFLPFLPLLATQILLNNLLSSIPSLAIATDNVDAEQMRRPRRWDIGFVRRFMISFGLVSSLFDFATFAFLLLVANAAPATFQTAWFVESLMTQLAIVLIVRTHKALWASRPSPLLVWLTLAVAIVAIVLPYVPVAGWFGFVPLPFPVLAGLVAITGLYLVVSEATKRWFFSHDSRFLRRHGAGQGVDGKTMARSALAK from the coding sequence ATGATAAGCGAAGCTGACCAGCAATCCATCCCGCCAGACGGCGCTGCCTATTGGTCGATCGAGACGAACGACCTCCTGCGACGCCTGGAGACGTCGGCCTCGGGGCTTGCTGCCGCCGAGGCCGCATCAAGGCTCGCAAAACTCGGCCGAAACACACCGGCGTCGAAGTCGAGCGAGTCGGCCCTGGTGGTGTTCGCTCGTCAGTTCCGAAGCCCGCTGGTCCTGATCCTCATTTTCGCGGCCAGCGTATCGGCCTTCGTGGGAGAGGGCCAGGAGGCTGCGATCATCGGCGCGATCGTGCTGGCAAGCTGCGTCCTGAGCTTCACCCAGGAATATGGCGCCTCGCGTGCGACAGAAGCGCTGAAACAGCGCATTTCGCGCAAGGCTATTGTGCTGCGCGATGGCTTCGAGTGCTCCGTTGTCGCCGAAGACATCGTGCCGGGCGACATGATCCGGCTGTCGGCCGGAAACCTCATCCCCGCGGACGGTATCATTCTGGACGCACGCGACTTCAATGTCAGCGAGGCCGTGCTGACCGGCGAAACCTTTCCCGTGGTCAAGGAACCAGGCCGGACGCCGGCGGAGGCTTCCCTCGCACAGCGCAGCAACGCGGTCTTCACGGGCACATCGGTCCGCAGCGGCACCGCAACCGTGCTTGCCGCAGCGACCGGCTCCAACACGGAATTCGCATCGATCGCCGCGGCCTTGGAGCGAAAAATCCCCGAAACGGGGTTTGCCCGGGGGATAAGACAGTTCGGCTATCTGATGACCGAAATCATGCTGGCGATTGTCATCCTGGTGTTCTTCGCCAATCTGATGCTGCATCGACCGCTGATTGAATCGCTACTGTTTTCGCTGGCACTCGCGGTTGGCTTAACGCCGGAACTCCTTCCGGCCATCATCAGTGTGACGCTGGCTCGAGGCGCTCGCGCGATGGCAGCCAATGGCGTCATCGTGCGCCGTCTCGATGCCATTGAAAATCTGGGCAGCATGGACCTGCTGTGCACCGACAAGACCGGCACGCTGACGGAAGGCGTCATCCACCTTGATGGATGGCTCGATGTCGATGGCAACCCGTCAACCGACATCCTGCTTTGGGCACGTCTCAACGCGACCATGCAGACCGGACTGAAGAACCCGCTGGACGAAGCGATCGGCGCTGCGCCAGGCGAGGGCGCATCGTTGGCTGCCTTCACGAAGGTCGATGAGATTCCTTACGATTTTATCCGTAAGCGGCTATCCGTAGTTGTGCGGACCAAGGACGCCGAAGACCTTCTGATTACCAAAGGCGCCGTACAAAATGTCCTCGAAATCTGCGGCTTCGTCCGAACGGCCAAGGGGTTGGAACCCCTCGATGAGACGCACCGTGTTGCAATCGACGAGAAATTCCGGCGCTGGAGCGCGGACGGCTACCGCGTTCTGGGCCTGGCAATCCGTCGGTTTGAGCGCCGGAAAGCGTTCAGCAGGAAAGACGAGATCGATCTCGCCTTCGCGGGCTTCCTGCTTTTCCTCGATCCGCCAAAGCAAGGCGTCAAGGAGACGCTTGCCGAACTCGCCCACCGCGGCATCGCGGTGAAGGTCATTTCGGGCGACAACCGTTACGTTGCCGCGCATCTCGCCCAGGCGGTCGGCCTGCGCGCCGACAGGATCATGACCGGCGAGGAGCTTTCGAAATTGACGAAGAGCGCGCTCTTTGCGGGCGTGCAGCACACCGATCTCTTCGTCGAGATCGACCCTAACCAGAAGGAGCGCATCGTTCAGGCCTTGCGGAGCAGGGGCCATATCGTAGGTTATCTTGGTGACGGCATCAATGATGCGCCCGCCCTTCATGAGGCAGACATTGGCATCTCCGTCGACTCCGCTGTCGATGTCGCGCGCGAAGCCGCCGACATCATCCTTCTCAAACAGGATCTGGGCGTGCTGGTGCGCGGCGTCGACGATGGTCGCAAGACCTTCGCGAACACGATGAAGTACATTTCCATCACCACCAGCGCCAACTTTGGCAACATGATCAGCATGGCCGTCGCCTCACTGTTCCTGCCTTTCCTGCCGCTGCTGGCAACGCAGATTCTGCTCAACAACCTGCTCTCCAGCATCCCCTCACTCGCGATCGCTACGGACAATGTCGATGCCGAGCAGATGCGCCGGCCCCGCCGCTGGGATATCGGGTTCGTGCGGCGATTCATGATCAGTTTTGGATTGGTCAGTTCCCTATTCGATTTCGCGACTTTTGCCTTCCTGTTACTTGTTGCCAACGCAGCACCCGCAACCTTCCAGACCGCTTGGTTCGTCGAGTCACTGATGACCCAGCTGGCGATCGTGCTCATCGTCCGCACGCACAAGGCGCTCTGGGCGAGCCGTCCAAGCCCATTGCTTGTCTGGCTTACGCTTGCTGTGGCGATTGTCGCGATCGTCTTGCCCTATGTCCCCGTTGCGGGATGGTTCGGTTTCGTGCCGCTGCCATTTCCCGTACTTGCCGGACTCGTCGCGATCACCGGGCTTTACCTTGTCGTTTCGGAAGCAACCAAACGCTGGTTCTTCTCGCATGACAGCCGCTTCTTGCGCCGGCACGGGGCAGGTCAGGGCGTCGACGGGAAGACCATGGCGCGTTCAGCCTTGGCGAAATGA
- a CDS encoding universal stress protein produces the protein MSYKSIIVNLAIDATPAPIVRVGIELAERFGAHLIGLAAADVPPLVATGDGMVYEGEVMQIQRTEIEKRLAELREVFERLVPASITSEWGQAVCSPTRFLSVSARAADLIVTGGGDGDNVFRAADIGSLALGAGRPVLVTAGNVEHILAKTVLVAWKDTREARRAVADALPFLAKANEVVVATIDTNRDESIRDSLDDVAVFLEHHGIKARTELITGEADGDRLLTFARSIHADLVVSGAYGHSRLREWAFGGVTRTLIEESGINRFMSY, from the coding sequence ATGTCCTACAAGTCAATCATCGTGAACCTCGCCATCGATGCGACTCCTGCTCCCATTGTGCGGGTGGGGATCGAACTTGCCGAACGATTTGGAGCCCATCTTATCGGCTTGGCTGCTGCTGATGTCCCGCCGCTGGTCGCGACAGGCGACGGCATGGTCTACGAAGGTGAGGTCATGCAGATCCAAAGAACGGAAATCGAAAAGCGGCTTGCCGAACTGCGTGAAGTGTTCGAGAGGCTGGTGCCAGCTTCGATTACAAGCGAATGGGGACAAGCCGTCTGCAGTCCGACCCGGTTCCTCAGCGTTTCGGCCAGAGCGGCCGACCTCATCGTCACCGGCGGCGGGGATGGAGACAACGTCTTTCGCGCTGCGGATATAGGGAGCCTTGCACTCGGTGCCGGGCGGCCAGTCCTGGTCACCGCAGGCAATGTCGAACACATCCTTGCGAAAACCGTCCTGGTTGCCTGGAAGGACACCAGGGAGGCGAGACGCGCGGTGGCAGATGCGCTGCCCTTTTTGGCCAAGGCCAACGAAGTTGTCGTCGCCACGATAGACACCAACCGCGACGAAAGCATTCGTGACAGTCTCGACGACGTCGCAGTCTTTCTTGAACACCATGGCATCAAGGCGCGAACCGAGCTCATCACCGGCGAGGCTGACGGCGACCGGTTGCTGACATTCGCACGCTCGATCCATGCGGACCTGGTCGTCTCGGGCGCCTATGGCCATAGCCGCTTGCGGGAATGGGCGTTTGGCGGCGTTACCCGCACGCTGATCGAAGAGAGCGGCATCAACCGCTTCATGTCATATTGA
- the fixJ gene encoding response regulator FixJ — MADNDLVHVVDDDADVRKSLGFLLATADFAVRLHESATAFLSTATDNLDGCIVTDVRMPGIDGIEFLRQLRAGGHTIPVIVMTGHADVALAVQAMKEGAADFIEKPFDDEMLIEAIRSALANRNRAHTAHPQSAEIRGRLSTLSERERQVLDGLVSGLPNKTIAYDLGISPRTVEIHRANVMSKMGAGSLSHLVRMALIVESRP; from the coding sequence ATGGCAGATAATGATCTGGTGCACGTGGTCGACGACGACGCTGATGTTCGCAAGTCGCTCGGTTTTCTTCTGGCGACCGCAGACTTCGCTGTGCGCCTGCACGAATCGGCCACAGCTTTTCTCTCGACGGCGACGGACAACCTCGACGGCTGCATTGTCACCGACGTGCGAATGCCGGGCATAGACGGCATCGAGTTCCTGCGCCAGCTCAGAGCGGGAGGGCATACAATTCCGGTTATTGTCATGACGGGCCATGCCGATGTGGCGCTCGCTGTTCAGGCAATGAAGGAGGGAGCAGCCGATTTCATTGAAAAGCCGTTCGATGACGAGATGCTCATCGAAGCGATCCGCTCCGCGCTGGCCAACCGCAACCGGGCCCATACAGCGCATCCGCAGTCCGCGGAAATCCGCGGGCGTCTGTCGACCTTGTCAGAGCGCGAGCGGCAGGTGCTGGACGGGCTTGTGTCGGGTCTGCCGAACAAGACGATCGCCTATGACCTTGGCATCAGTCCGCGCACGGTCGAAATTCATCGCGCCAATGTCATGAGCAAGATGGGCGCGGGCAGCCTGTCACATCTTGTGCGCATGGCGCTGATCGTGGAATCCAGGCCCTAG
- a CDS encoding translational machinery protein, whose translation MQTQHAVVWLDHREAKVFFVNRETAESLRLATTLAHHQTHNKAGTVDGKRAPENEACYHDVVNALQPAKEWLIVGPGSAKDELAKHIRDHHAHLKDRIVGVEPADHPTEAQIVAHARSFFQAADRMLP comes from the coding sequence ATGCAGACTCAACATGCCGTCGTCTGGCTGGACCATCGCGAAGCCAAGGTGTTTTTCGTCAACCGTGAGACAGCAGAGAGCCTCAGGCTTGCCACCACGCTGGCGCATCATCAGACCCATAACAAGGCAGGCACTGTCGACGGCAAGCGTGCGCCGGAAAACGAAGCCTGCTATCACGATGTGGTCAACGCCCTGCAGCCGGCGAAGGAATGGCTGATCGTGGGACCAGGATCTGCAAAAGATGAACTGGCCAAGCACATCCGCGACCACCATGCGCACTTGAAGGATCGCATTGTCGGTGTTGAACCGGCGGATCATCCTACGGAGGCCCAGATCGTGGCGCACGCGCGGTCGTTCTTCCAGGCCGCTGACCGGATGTTGCCCTAG
- a CDS encoding phasin family protein — translation MQTYLEPSQFGMQLLPMAENSQKVLLAAASLQAHAFKAMMRYHIETLGFLKHRYEQDVKLAGDLIDGAEFNDAFDIFATFLQNATLEYTTEAGKLAGVTSKLASETAKRVRKEAKTAIEDAAAKTVA, via the coding sequence ATGCAGACCTATCTCGAACCGTCGCAATTCGGCATGCAACTGTTGCCGATGGCGGAAAATAGTCAGAAGGTCCTCCTCGCTGCGGCGTCTCTTCAGGCGCATGCTTTCAAGGCAATGATGCGCTATCACATCGAAACGCTGGGGTTTCTGAAACATCGCTACGAGCAGGATGTAAAGCTGGCCGGCGACCTGATCGACGGCGCTGAGTTTAACGACGCCTTCGACATCTTCGCCACTTTCCTGCAGAATGCGACATTGGAATACACAACCGAAGCCGGCAAGCTCGCGGGCGTGACCTCCAAGCTCGCGTCGGAAACGGCCAAACGCGTGCGCAAGGAAGCCAAAACCGCAATCGAGGACGCAGCGGCGAAGACTGTCGCGTAG
- a CDS encoding PAS domain S-box protein yields the protein MRQDEALVLSAGGTTLKSVLSQMFEQAPGFIALLREPGHVFELTNAAYQRLIGHRQVIGKSVRDAFPELEGNEFFDHLDHVYTTGEPYIGHGVKVGLRNKADGPVEERILDFVYQPVKADDGRITAIFIEGTDVSDLSFANAALRLREDHLRSILATVPDAMVVIDEQGGIQSFSTAAETLFGYQSSEVIGQNVKMLMPSPYRDEHDAYLLRYLTTGERRIIGLGRTVTGARKDGTTFPMELSVGEMHPGTGRFFTGFCRDLTERHRAEARIQEQQQELLHMARFTALGEMASTLAHEINQPLTAITNYLKGSHRLLEKSQEENAPMLRDAVEKAAEQALRAGDVIRHLRDFVARGESERQVERLPALIEEASSLALVGAREMNLLVSYKLDPAAELVLTDRIQIQQVLLNLMRNALEAMQGAPRRELKVTTVARDDGMAEVSVIDTGPGLASEVSAQLFQPFVTTKKQGMGVGLSICRTIVESHGGHIWAEAVPAGGTAFRFTLRIVGKEEVSNGR from the coding sequence GTGAGACAAGACGAAGCGCTTGTTCTGTCGGCCGGCGGGACAACGCTGAAATCAGTCTTGTCCCAAATGTTCGAGCAGGCTCCGGGCTTTATAGCGCTCCTGCGCGAGCCAGGTCACGTTTTCGAGCTGACCAATGCCGCCTACCAGCGATTGATCGGCCACAGGCAAGTGATTGGAAAGTCAGTACGGGACGCCTTTCCCGAGCTCGAAGGGAATGAGTTTTTCGACCATCTGGACCATGTGTACACGACCGGCGAGCCCTACATCGGCCACGGGGTGAAGGTTGGCCTTCGCAATAAAGCCGACGGGCCGGTCGAGGAGCGCATCCTTGATTTCGTCTATCAGCCGGTCAAGGCCGACGATGGCCGTATCACCGCGATCTTCATTGAAGGCACGGATGTCAGCGACCTGTCCTTTGCAAACGCAGCACTTCGGCTGCGTGAGGACCATTTGCGATCGATCCTGGCAACAGTGCCGGACGCGATGGTCGTCATCGACGAACAGGGTGGGATTCAATCCTTCAGCACCGCTGCCGAAACGCTGTTCGGCTATCAGTCAAGCGAAGTCATTGGTCAAAACGTGAAAATGCTGATGCCCTCGCCCTACCGCGACGAGCATGATGCCTATCTGCTTCGCTACCTGACGACGGGGGAGCGCCGGATCATCGGGCTCGGCCGCACCGTTACCGGCGCGCGCAAGGATGGCACGACTTTCCCGATGGAGCTTTCCGTCGGCGAGATGCATCCGGGAACCGGACGCTTCTTTACCGGCTTCTGCCGCGACCTCACCGAACGCCACCGGGCAGAAGCAAGAATCCAGGAGCAGCAGCAGGAGCTGCTGCACATGGCGCGGTTTACAGCACTCGGCGAAATGGCTTCGACGCTTGCTCATGAGATCAACCAGCCACTGACGGCTATCACGAACTACCTCAAAGGCAGTCATCGGCTGCTCGAAAAGAGCCAGGAAGAGAACGCGCCCATGCTGCGGGATGCCGTGGAAAAGGCGGCCGAGCAGGCCCTGCGGGCAGGAGACGTGATCCGTCATCTCAGGGATTTTGTGGCAAGGGGCGAAAGCGAGCGCCAGGTCGAACGGCTGCCGGCTCTGATCGAGGAAGCCTCGTCCTTAGCCCTGGTTGGCGCAAGGGAGATGAATCTCCTCGTCAGCTACAAGCTCGACCCTGCCGCAGAACTGGTCTTGACCGACCGCATCCAAATTCAGCAGGTTCTGCTCAACCTGATGCGCAACGCGTTGGAGGCCATGCAGGGCGCGCCGCGCCGAGAATTGAAGGTCACAACCGTTGCCCGGGATGACGGGATGGCCGAGGTGAGCGTGATCGATACTGGCCCAGGCCTTGCGTCGGAAGTTTCGGCACAACTTTTCCAGCCATTTGTAACCACCAAGAAGCAAGGCATGGGTGTCGGCCTTTCCATTTGCCGCACCATCGTTGAATCGCACGGCGGCCACATATGGGCCGAGGCAGTGCCGGCTGGGGGGACCGCCTTTCGGTTCACCTTGCGCATCGTCGGGAAAGAAGAGGTCTCCAATGGCAGATAA
- a CDS encoding lipoyl domain-containing protein, giving the protein MPCSTSRSTKRYGRPACCPRDILERWFIASGDTIKAGDRIAEVRVEDALHEIVAAASGRATIVATANAVIEPGSILATLEPQSA; this is encoded by the coding sequence TTGCCATGCAGTACATCAAGGTCGACGAAGCGCTATGGGCGTCCAGCATGTTGCCCGAGGGACATCCTGGAGCGTTGGTTCATTGCCAGCGGCGACACAATCAAGGCCGGCGATCGAATAGCCGAAGTTCGCGTCGAAGACGCGCTTCACGAGATTGTCGCGGCGGCAAGTGGCCGCGCGACGATTGTCGCCACAGCAAATGCCGTCATCGAACCCGGCTCGATCCTGGCAACACTGGAGCCCCAGTCCGCGTGA
- a CDS encoding NUDIX domain-containing protein, with protein sequence MIKRSAGILPYRRSTNGLQVLLVHPGGPFWQSRDLGAWSIAKGEYDHSELPEAAARREFTEETGWEPKGALLNLGELRQRKGKLITAFALEGDFDTAMLHSNLFEMEWPRRSGRIQSFAEVDRGEWLDLALARDKLVVGQRPFLDRLVASV encoded by the coding sequence ATGATCAAAAGGAGTGCGGGCATCCTGCCTTACCGCAGATCGACGAACGGCCTGCAGGTGCTGCTTGTCCATCCAGGCGGCCCGTTCTGGCAAAGCCGCGATCTTGGCGCCTGGTCGATTGCCAAGGGTGAATATGACCATAGCGAGCTGCCGGAAGCAGCGGCACGGCGCGAGTTCACGGAAGAGACGGGCTGGGAGCCAAAGGGGGCCCTGCTCAATCTGGGTGAGTTGCGCCAGCGAAAAGGCAAACTCATCACGGCGTTCGCGCTCGAAGGCGATTTCGATACCGCGATGTTGCACAGCAACCTGTTTGAGATGGAATGGCCACGACGCAGCGGCCGGATACAATCGTTTGCCGAGGTCGACCGTGGTGAATGGCTGGATTTAGCACTGGCAAGGGACAAGCTGGTTGTCGGTCAACGGCCTTTTCTCGACCGCCTCGTCGCTTCGGTTTAG
- a CDS encoding c-type cytochrome, giving the protein MSSYMGNGRRRRRCRWACALAVVLLGSVPAQANSLTERGQPLVEFNCARCHAIGKTDKSTHPDAPAFRTLSKRYPITDLEEALAEGISTGHPDMPEWVASPDQIDAIIAYISSLQQS; this is encoded by the coding sequence ATGAGCAGCTATATGGGCAATGGGCGTCGCCGGCGGCGGTGTCGATGGGCTTGCGCACTTGCGGTGGTGCTGCTTGGATCCGTGCCTGCACAGGCCAACAGCCTGACGGAACGCGGCCAGCCATTGGTTGAGTTCAATTGCGCCCGCTGCCACGCCATTGGAAAAACCGATAAAAGCACCCATCCCGACGCGCCGGCGTTTCGCACCTTATCCAAGCGCTATCCGATCACGGATCTCGAGGAAGCCCTCGCCGAGGGCATTTCGACCGGCCATCCGGACATGCCCGAATGGGTTGCAAGCCCTGACCAGATCGATGCGATCATCGCATATATTAGCAGCTTGCAGCAATCGTGA